The following coding sequences are from one Streptomyces sp. NBC_01485 window:
- a CDS encoding nuclear transport factor 2 family protein, translating into MGTAAGSAFDTETLRRGVEGNTATALLSLYADDAELRVIDHNTQPSQPKVLHGRDEIGRMLEDVYSRDMTHKLEECIVQGDRAAYSESCRYTDGVRVLAESMITLRDGKIVDQTLIQAWDE; encoded by the coding sequence ATGGGCACCGCGGCAGGCTCCGCATTCGACACCGAGACCCTGCGCAGAGGCGTAGAAGGAAACACCGCGACGGCACTGCTGTCGCTCTACGCCGACGACGCGGAACTGCGCGTCATCGACCACAACACCCAGCCCAGCCAACCCAAGGTCCTGCACGGCCGGGACGAGATCGGCCGGATGCTGGAGGACGTCTACAGCCGGGACATGACCCACAAGCTGGAGGAATGCATCGTCCAGGGCGATCGCGCCGCCTACAGCGAGTCCTGCCGGTACACGGACGGCGTGCGCGTACTCGCCGAGTCGATGATCACCCTGCGGGACGGCAAGATCGTCGATCAGACCCTGATCCAGGCATGGGACGAGTAG
- a CDS encoding glycosyltransferase: MTAGSRGDVAPFTGLGAALVRAGHEVTLVTHARFAPLVAGSGVGFHALPLDPRAELESERGQGLHRSTTGPGKLLRVARMARALVGRMTDDLLTAAQASDVLLLSASVAPLGHAIAEGLSLPSLGLYLQPVAPTREFAPPLLGGGSWGAVGNRLAGHGVGVAFEQIFAPVLPTVRARLGLPAVRRPAAGLRARERRGWPVLHGFSPLVVPRPRDWRAELDVTGYWWPYDRETRLPAAVREFLDAGAPPVFVGLGSATVPDPRRLSADIVRALRRAGLRGVIQRGWAGLAADGDDMLTVDDVPHSLLFPETAAVVHHCGAGTTAAGVRAGVPAVPVPIQFDEGFWADRLVDLGVAPRSLPLRHLTADTLTAALVQATREPEHRERARELGAGVRRENGVEQVVEAVARLSSDRPDGSVHGRP; encoded by the coding sequence ATGACGGCGGGATCCCGGGGCGACGTCGCCCCCTTCACAGGACTGGGCGCCGCTCTCGTGCGCGCGGGACACGAGGTCACCCTGGTGACGCATGCGCGGTTCGCGCCGCTGGTGGCGGGCTCCGGGGTGGGCTTCCACGCGTTGCCGCTCGATCCGCGGGCCGAGCTGGAGTCCGAGCGGGGACAGGGGCTGCACCGCAGCACCACCGGGCCGGGCAAGCTGCTGAGGGTGGCACGGATGGCGCGGGCGCTGGTCGGTCGGATGACCGACGACCTCCTGACCGCCGCCCAGGCGAGCGACGTCCTGCTGCTGTCCGCCTCGGTGGCGCCGCTGGGGCACGCCATCGCCGAGGGCCTGTCCCTGCCGAGCCTCGGCCTCTATCTCCAACCAGTCGCCCCCACAAGGGAGTTCGCGCCGCCGTTGCTGGGCGGCGGTTCGTGGGGAGCGGTCGGCAACCGGCTCGCCGGACACGGTGTCGGGGTGGCCTTCGAGCAGATCTTCGCCCCCGTCCTGCCGACCGTACGGGCCCGGCTGGGGCTGCCCGCCGTACGCCGTCCCGCCGCCGGGCTACGGGCGCGGGAACGGCGCGGCTGGCCGGTCCTGCACGGCTTCAGCCCGCTGGTGGTGCCCAGGCCCCGGGACTGGCGCGCGGAGCTGGACGTCACCGGGTACTGGTGGCCGTACGACCGCGAGACCCGACTCCCGGCAGCGGTACGGGAGTTCCTCGACGCCGGGGCGCCGCCGGTCTTCGTCGGGCTGGGCAGCGCGACGGTGCCCGACCCGCGGCGGCTCAGCGCCGACATCGTGCGGGCCCTGCGGCGGGCGGGGCTGCGCGGGGTGATCCAGCGCGGCTGGGCGGGCCTCGCGGCCGACGGTGACGACATGCTGACCGTCGACGACGTACCGCACTCGCTGCTCTTCCCGGAGACGGCGGCGGTGGTCCACCACTGCGGCGCGGGCACCACGGCGGCCGGTGTCCGGGCCGGCGTGCCCGCCGTGCCGGTCCCGATCCAGTTCGACGAGGGGTTCTGGGCCGACCGCCTGGTCGACCTCGGCGTGGCCCCGAGATCGCTCCCGCTGCGCCACCTCACCGCCGACACCCTGACCGCCGCGCTCGTCCAGGCCACCCGCGAGCCCGAACACCGCGAGCGGGCACGGGAGTTGGGTGCCGGTGTGCGCCGGGAGAACGGGGTGGAGCAGGTGGTGGAGGCGGTGGCACGACTGTCGTCCGACCGGCCCGACGGGAGTGTGCACGGCAGGCCTTAG